In Mastacembelus armatus chromosome 22, fMasArm1.2, whole genome shotgun sequence, a genomic segment contains:
- the mok gene encoding MAPK/MAK/MRK overlapping kinase isoform X2 — MHCYKIIKKIGEGTFSEVVKTQSLKDGKFYACKTMKQTINSLEQANNLREVQAMKRLSPHANIIQLHELIFDKDTGTVSLICELMDMNIYEFIQGRKSPLPEHTVKQYMYQLCKSLEHMHSCGIFHRDVKPENILIKQNVLKLGDFGSCRSVYSKPPHTEYISTRWYRAPECLLTDGYYSLKMDIWSAGCVFFEIMSLNPLFPGTNELDQVAKIHDVLGTPDQSLLQKFKQSRAMHFNFPPKKGTGISRLIPNCPAPTMSLLYQMLAYDPDERIAAETALRHTYFREIRLAEKKTDTLDRVSMAIDGIESSGTRTSLEHIWRPAKLGKQLRGRHTRQTPLMSHNMKHVAEPVIRQNVPHYPTELPKLNMVVPGPQISFPVSTVPAFAVIHRGTLPAITSKKCQTRLAKPRDESHRVAFKTYYMPPLDRKHGGY, encoded by the exons TCTGGAGCAGGCCAACAACTTGCGGGAAGTCCAGGCAATGAAGCGACTGAGCCCACATGCAAATATCATCCAGCTACATGAACTGATTTT cGACAAAGACACTGGAACTGTGTCTTTGATTTGTGAGCTCATGGATATGAATATCTACGAATTTATACAAG GAAGAAAATCCCCATTGCCTGAgcatacagtaaaacaatataTGTACCAGCTTTGCAAGTCACTTGAACATATGCACAG CTGTGGGATCTTTCACAGAGATGTGAAGCCAGAGAACATTCTTATCAAA CAAAATGTTCTGAAGCTTGGTGACTTTGGCTCATGCCGGAGTGTGTACTCCAAACCTCCACACACAGAGTACATCTCCACGCGTTGGTACAGAGCCCCAGAGTGTCTCCTCACTGATGGCTATTATAGCCTAAAGATGGACATCTGGAGTGCTGGTTGTGTCTTCTTTGAGATCATGAG tttaaatCCTCTCTTCCCTGGAACCAATGAGTTGGACCAGGTTGCCAAGATCCATGATGTGTTGGGGACACCAGATCAGAGTCTCCTCCAAAAATTCAAGCA GTCTAGAGCGATGCATTTCAACTTTCCTCCTAAGAAAGGCACTGGTATCTCACGATTAATCCCCAACTGCCCGGCCCCAACTATGTCACTGCTCTATCAGATGCTTGCTTATGACCCAGATGAACGTATCGCTGCAGAAACAGCCCTGCGACACACATACTTTAGGGAAATCAG ACTGGCAGAGAAGAAAACTGACACTCTTGACAGAGTGTCTATGGCTATAGATGGAATAGAGAGTAGTGGGACTCGCACATCCTTAGAGCACATCTGGCGCCCAGCCAAACTGGGCAAACAGCTGAGAGGAAGACATACCAGGCAAACACCTTTAATGAGT CACAACATGAAGCATGTAGCAGAGCCCGTCATTAGACAGAATGTCCCTCATTATCCCACAGAGCTGCCCAAGCTCAACATGGTCGTACCAGGACCACAGATCTCCTTCCCAGTCTCCACTGTGCCTGCATTTGCCGTCATTCACCGAGGCACACTGCCAGCCATCACATCGAAAAAGTGCCAGACACGCTTGGCCAAG CCCCGGGATGAGTCACACCGTGTAGCTTTCAAGACCTACTACATGCCACCTCTGGATAGGAAACATGGAGGCTACTGA